Below is a window of Haloterrigena alkaliphila DNA.
TCAGGGAGTAGATTTACTCTGTACGGCGATTCCCGGATAACCGCGCCGAAAGGACACGAACTTTCATCTCGAAAATACTTATGTACCCGCCGGCCCTTTTACTCATGTATGAGTAAGATACTCGCAACCGTCACGGCAGGCACGCAGCGAATCGCGAAGGCCCGACGAACGATCCAGCACTCCCCGGCGCTCGGTGAGGACCGAGCGACGAACGAGGACGGCACTCCGGCGACGCGAATTCCGCCGGGTGGCTTCCTCACCGGGTGAGGACGACTCGATGACCGACCGCGCGGACGCGGACTCCCCTTTTCCACCCGCTACTCGACGGTGACCAGTCTCGACTCACGCGGCACTGACGACGCTACTCGAGATTCGCCACCCACGTTGCGGTCTCGTCGCCGTAGTCTACAGCAGCCATCTCGCAGGTGCCTACGCGTCCTCGTTCGACGGGTGCTCGCGCGCGTTTCGAATCCGATCGAAGTACGGATCGTGCGCTCGCATCTCGAGGATCACCTCGCGGAGGGCCTGAAGGACGGCGATACCGACCGCGGGCTGGAGGTTCAGTTCGCGAGCGGCGACTCGCTCGGACATCCTTCCTTCGACGTAGGGAACGGCATACGTGAGCGCAGCCGCGAGTTTGCCGATCCCGTGTTTGTCGATTAGAAACTCGAGATCCTGCGCTCGCGGTGTGCGGCCGAACGCTTCGATGAACGTCGGCGTAATCGTGTACTCGTCGCCATCGAGGGTCGCAGTGAGCGCGAGTGGAACGGCGGTATACGTGTGCGTCTTCTGCTCGTCGTCGCGCTCGAGCGCTCCCAGATCGACGAGCGTCGCCGTGTCGGCGTAGGCCGTCGTTCGAGGCGTATCGAGATCGGCTGTAATCTCGTCGATCGTGGCTTCCCCGATCCGAAGGACGTACGTATAGAGCCGCGCGAGCCGCGGCTCCTCGAGCAGTCGAGCGATCGATATGAATCCGTTGATGGCGCGCTCGGGATCACCGGCCGCTTTCGACATAATTCATAATTCGTGTATTGAGTAATAGACCTTGGGATCGAACAGCCCGATACCGTCGGCCCGCGAACCGACGCTCACTCGAGCACCGAGAGCGGATCCTTCAGATACGCGTCCTGGTCGGTCACCCGCTGGTACCAGTCGTAGAGCGTCGCGACAGCCGCCTCGTCGGGATCGAATCGGATGTGCGGCGCGGCGTGATAGCCGCGACAGCTGATCAGGAAGAAGTACAGCGTCCGGTGGTGGTCGGGCGTGGCGTCGACGACGCCCATCGATCGACCGCCGAGGTCGTCCGAGAAGTCGTTGAGCAACGCCCCGATATCGTCGTGTAACTGCTCGTCCGGCCGATACTGGGGGACGCCGAACGACTGCTGCATGTACGTCGTCGCCGCCTCGAGCAACGGGTTCGCGTCCAGCCCGGTCGGGTCGACGCGCCGGAAGGACTCGTAGAGGTCGAGGACCGTATCGAGTTCCTCGCGCGTCACGGCGACGGGCATGACGGGATCGCCCTGCGGGAGCGAGTAGTCGGGAAACGAGTGCGAGCGGGGATCCGGCAGTCCGACGAACACCTGCTCGAGGGACATGTGCGGTCTCACGGCGCACACGATTATACGGTTACCGACGGGCGCGGATCCTCGTCGCTACTCGAGGCGAATCGTCGTCGAGTCGCTCGGCCGATATCGCCCCTCGTGGGTCGCGACGAACGCGCGGAGTTCGTACTCGCCGGGGTCGGGAACGATCGATTCGTGGGCGTCGCCGGCGGTGCGCTCGAGGCGGCCGTGCCAGGTGAACCGGATCCGTTTGCGCTCGCCGCCGTCGAAGCGAAACGCCGCGGGCCGCTCGCGGGTGTACCGGCGCTCGTCGCTGGCCTCGAGATCGCCGTCGACCGTCCACCCCCAGCGGCGCCGCCGGGGCGTCGGAATCGCGACGGGCACCGGGAGCCGATTCTCGAAGGTGACGGTGATCTCGACGGGGTCGTCGCGCGCGTAGACGTCCCGATCGGTCTCGAGGGAGACGGCGACCGCGCGCCGGGCGAGCGCTGCGGGGACGAGCGACGAGAGGCGCGTGGCGAGACCGGACCGCGAGTCGCCGGGGTCGACGCCGAACTCGTCGCTCGCGTCGGTCCCGACGTCGCGCCGGGGCTGTGGACCGACCATCGACCGGGATTGCAACGGTCACATACTAAAATTCGTTCCCTCGAGCGGTTGCTCGCCGGTCCTCGGGGCCGTCGACGCCGGTCGCTACCGGACTCGTCGAACGGTGAATCGAAAACGGTGACCGCGCGGTCGAAACCGATCGACGCGTAACCCGCGCCGAAATCCCTCCACTCCCCCAGTTATCGCCATGCCGGTAGCGTCGGCGCGTCGTCCGCTCGCATCGAAAGCCAGGCGCCATCGGCCGAGATGTCGGCGATGACGTATTCCGTACTCGAGTCCGTCGAGTCGATCGAACCGACGACGGTCTCGTCGTCGGGCGTCATGGCGTGGGGGTTCGTCGCCATGTATGGGACAGTCTCCCACCCACACATAAACTCATCGAATCGAACTGTTCGTTCCGGCGACCGATCGGGCGGCCGGTCGCGGGCCCGCGAAACACTGGGTTTATACTTATTTTGGGCGTACCGTGGGGACATGAACGTAGCCGACGCGATGACGCCCCGCGAGGACGTGGTAACCGTCGAACTACCCGGTACTCGCACGGACGTCCTCGAGTACCTGCAAGAACAGTCGTTCTCGTCCGTTCCGGTCGTCGATTCGACCGACGACGGCCCCGAGTACAGGGGACTGATCTCGCGCAAGGTCCTGATCGAACAGCCCGACGAGGACCAGCTCGTCATGCTGATGGATGAGACCGTCCCGACCACGACCGCGAGCACCCCGCTCGAGGAGGTCGCGCAGACGATGGTCAGGGAGGGCGCGCGCCGCGTCCCCGTGGTCGGGAGCACGGAACCGACCGGCGCCGACCCGACGGACGGCGACGAGTCGACCGACGCCGACCAGTTCGAGGGGATCGTCACCGTGACCGACGTGATCCACGCGATCGCGACGGGCGATCAGGAAACCGACGGCACCGTCGACGCCTACGCGAGCGAGAACGTGAACACGACCTACGAGGGGGCGCCGCTGCCGGTCGCCGAGCGCGAACTCTCCTACGCGAACGTCCCCTACACCGTCGCGCTGGACGACGACGGCGAGATGAGCGGCGTCCTCACCGAGGTCGACGTCATCGACGTCGCTCGCATCGTCGAGGGCGAAGAGGAAACCGGCGACAACTTCGGAGACCAGGACGACGAGTGGTCCTGGGAGGGGATCAAGGCCGTCGGCAGCCGCTACCTCCCG
It encodes the following:
- a CDS encoding CBS domain-containing protein, which gives rise to MNVADAMTPREDVVTVELPGTRTDVLEYLQEQSFSSVPVVDSTDDGPEYRGLISRKVLIEQPDEDQLVMLMDETVPTTTASTPLEEVAQTMVREGARRVPVVGSTEPTGADPTDGDESTDADQFEGIVTVTDVIHAIATGDQETDGTVDAYASENVNTTYEGAPLPVAERELSYANVPYTVALDDDGEMSGVLTEVDVIDVARIVEGEEETGDNFGDQDDEWSWEGIKAVGSRYLPTRDIEIPAGPVREFMSDDVVTVSGQTPIQEAAQRMISNDIEQIPMVTGEQLVGIVCDVDILEALYE
- a CDS encoding DUF7556 family protein produces the protein MATNPHAMTPDDETVVGSIDSTDSSTEYVIADISADGAWLSMRADDAPTLPAWR
- a CDS encoding DUF7437 domain-containing protein; this encodes MSKAAGDPERAINGFISIARLLEEPRLARLYTYVLRIGEATIDEITADLDTPRTTAYADTATLVDLGALERDDEQKTHTYTAVPLALTATLDGDEYTITPTFIEAFGRTPRAQDLEFLIDKHGIGKLAAALTYAVPYVEGRMSERVAARELNLQPAVGIAVLQALREVILEMRAHDPYFDRIRNAREHPSNEDA